In Leishmania mexicana MHOM/GT/2001/U1103 complete genome, chromosome 22, a genomic segment contains:
- a CDS encoding putative protein kinase, with amino-acid sequence MQFSVSLPEQQPVNGTNDPHNHHYVNPLVSSFPTVVGPKLPCKYRVRRAIGRGAFSTVWLLINNRTGKTVVGKLSDASHSSSASKAFAEAEVENMRCCNHPNIISLIETFEAGEKSLYILEYANAGDLQAQVDTRAQPPPGTNDGTPIPYREDEVLVIFAQLGLAIRYLHDRRIMHRDLKTSNVLLTRSGLIKLGDFGFSRQYQESVSGEVGKTFCGTPYYLAPEMWRRQSYSYKADIWSLGVIMYELLALKKPFQATNLSDLMEMVTRQGSFDPLPEDRYSSDMISLVNQMLRVDPSERPSINDILALPLFQQRGLTILKINVRRIKSLDVEVRARLVEDVEAVLGDNNLSSEASPL; translated from the coding sequence aTGCAATTCTCAGTGTCGCTGcccgagcagcagccggtTAACGGCACGAATGACCCCCACAACCACCACTATGTCAACCCCCTCGTCTCTAGCTTTCCGACCGTGGTGGGACCTAAGCTGCCATGCAAGTACCGTGTCCGCCGCGCCATCGGCCGCGGTGCCTTCTCCACTGTGTGGCTACTGATCAACAACAGAACAGGCAAGACGGTTGTTGGGAAGCTCTCCGACGCCTCGCATTCCTCTAGCGCCTCCAAGGCGTTtgccgaggcggaggtggagaacATGCGGTGCTGCAACCACCCCAACATCATCTCCCTCATCGAAACCTTCGAGGCGGGAGAAAAGTCTCTGTACATTCTGGAGTACGCCAACGCCGGCGATCTGCAGGCTCAGGTCGACACCCGCGCGCAACCGCCACCTGGTACGAACGACGGAACCCCGATTCCGTACCGTGAGGATGAGGTGCTCGTTATATTTGCCCAGCTCGGCCTCGCCATCCGCTACCTGCACGACCGCCGCATCATGCACCGCGACCTCAAAACATCGAATGTCCTGCTGACGCGTAGCGGGCTCATCAAGCTCGGCGACTTTGGCTTTTCGCGTCAGTATCAAGAGAGTGTCTCTGGCGAAGTCGGCAAGACGTTCTGCGGCACGCCCTACTACTTGGCCCCGGAGATGTGGCGGCGACAGTCCTACAGCTACAAGGCGGACATCTGGTCCCTTGGAGTGATCATGTACGAGCTACTCGCCCTCAAGAAGCCATTTCAGGCAACGAACCTGTCGGACCTGATGGAGATGGTGACGCGGCAGGGCAGCTTTGACCCGCTACCGGAGGATCGGTACTCGTCCGATATGATCTCACTGGTCAATCAGATGCTCAGGGTGGACCCAAGTGAGCGCCCGAGCATCAACGACATACTTGCCTTACCGCTCTTTCAGCAAAGGGGGCTGACGATACTCAAAATAAATGTGCGACGCATCAAGAGCCTTGACGTGGAGGTGCGGGCGCGCCTTGTAGAagacgtggaggcggtgctcggAGACAACAACCTTTCCTCCGAAGCATCACCGCTGTGA
- a CDS encoding putative kinesin, whose translation MCEAVMSGFNACLFAYGQTGSGKSYSMIGSTDALSGVTGASPSSTGNPSHSPSPAQRDCLTVEMPAEHGIMPRLCSDLFRLMREEREKEEGVTHSVELSFLEIYCEKVHDLIAAASSITAANSNSSYVGTSASLRIRQHPSRGPYVEGLSHVKVRDAGGVIKHLLSGLRARATAETNMNEHSSRSHAILQLHITKVLADTDESTGSVITRTRTCKVNMVDLAGSERVSQSGVSGDRLEEAKNINLSLSTLGRVIQQLSEKQAGKNVIPAYRDSMLTWLLSDSLGGNSKTIMLATVAPSAYCYQQTLNTLRFAGVAKKIVNVATVNEDRHFQELIAELRRQIVRLTLQLESGKAAEVHLEKIDALKREREALLAENDALKMKVVSATDTAVLQALRKRVKDLEAENAQLGKELQGLQGRMLTSTSALRDELAKQRAEVMQLYEKLTKREAEVTSWANRYRALVISTTTPSTAAASAAGGSGAGGAKAVAATAGSKEALRAQQQLQEELKETKAQLQKAMQDLSAAERAKQEAIDATKMTATHLDEYRVRYEENKRQLELLHERMQSTMSLLETTQCELSAVKSHSTTESAKTRAVEDALEATNTANVTAAEQLEQMRNGYLEEKQRNVQLLLRVAQVEQERSALKRAVTQRTAEMCELEQLLLEETETSERYYMRMRFHRSEHELQHQCMVQLLQLRGMADHHRSADGLLWSAASTMGAFPSPHPTLRPGEGKGGRGTPEVPSKPLYRDPNSANAPSTSAAHEAATSEQLLHMQLEYECQLEELQARAAMEQECAAELAILIAQKARLGQIAAAELSEKLVDAEDAKKVLREELHYYKQKVETREKEYAEEVAQHQSDNKAMQNAEMERMRWERKVGALEEANAELEAGRNLLIAKVAQLQDQQSMWQTRCAEAERISAEVQDLLFPGSYGTSSSSPANRAGEGDGDSEDQLPKRRSYSALQLEASILANKVREAESAMDARAALERQCEEYRGELGALRAQVDQMKSQTQAAQQQRARSDQAQQHVQTHFGEVNAQLVQEISIITRDYESRIKQQQAMMKTLRHALDEETFTADMCRQSAQRAEAARQAQEEELLATREAAEELRCERETTTKMYLTMQAELNELRTHYHALERQLMELREREPALYVLLEKGLDEDTTSWLEKVRGEKLRLQKQRHEAQRLNSKLLEQVQDSNTRLRDVQKQLTDASIGGDKLAEDEEVSGN comes from the coding sequence ATGTGCGAGGCCGTCATGTCCGGCTTCAACGCCTGCTTGTTCGCGTACGGCCAaaccggcagcggcaagagcTACAGCATGATCGGCTCCACAGATGCGCTCTCTGGCGTCACAGGTGCCAGTCCTTCGAGCACCGGCAACCCCAGCCACAGCCCCTCACCAGCGCAGCGTGACTGCCTCACGGTGGAGATGCCTGCGGAGCATGGCATCATGCCACGTCTTTGCTCCGACCTGTTTCGTCTGAtgcgcgaggagcgcgaAAAGGAAGAGGGTGTCACCCACTCCGTGGAGCTGAGCTTCTTGGAGATTTACTGCGAGAAGGTGCACgacctcatcgccgccgcctcatcgaTCACGGCGGCCAACAGCAACAGCTCCTACGTTGGTACATCCGCATCGCTGCGCATTCGGCAGCACCCCTCCCGAGGGCCGTACGTGGAAGGACTCTCCCATGTCAAGGTGCGCGACGCGGGCGGCGTGATCAAGCACCTCCTTAGCgggctgcgcgcgcgcgcgaccGCCGAGACGAACATGAACGAGCACAGCAGCCGTAGCCACGCCATCTTGCAGCTTCACATTACGAAAGTTCTGGCCGACACCGACGAGAGCACCGGCAGCGTCATCACGCGCACACGAACGTGCAAGGTAAACATGGTCGATCTGGCTGGCAGCGAGCGCGTTTCACAGTCTGGCGTGTCGGGCGACCGCCTAGAAGAAGCCAAGAACATCAACCTatccctctccaccctcgGCCGCGTTATCCAGCAGCTGTCGGAGAAGCAAGCCGGCAAGAACGTCATCCCTGCCTACCGCGACAGTATGCTAACTTGGCTGCTCTCCGACAGCCTCGGTGGCAACAGTAAGACCATCATgctcgccaccgtcgccccGAGTGCGTATTGCTACCAGCAGACCTTGAACACGCTGCGGTTCGCCGGCGTGGCTAAGAAGATCGTGAACGTGGCGACGGTGAACGAGGACCGGCACTTCCAGGAGCTGATCGCGGAACTGCGGCGGCAGATTGTGCGGCTCACTTTGCAGCTCGAGAGCGGCAAGGCTGCGGAGGTGCACTTGGAGAAAATCGATGCGTTGAAGCGCGAGCGcgaagcgctgctggcggagaaCGACGCGCTGAAGATGAAGGTAGTCTCTGCCACCGACACGgccgtgctgcaggcgctgcggaagCGTGTGAAGGACCTCGAGGCGGAAAACGCGCAGCTAGGTAAGGAGCTGCAAGGGCTGCAGGGGCGCATGCTGACGAGCACCAGTGCCTTGCGCGACGAGCTGGCGAAGCAGCGCGCAGAGGTCATGCAGCTGTACGAAAAGCTGACGAagcgggaggcggaggtgacgAGCTGGGCCAACCGCTACCGGGCTCTTGTCATCTCCACCACAACACcgagcacggcagcggcgagcgccgcgggtggcagtggcgctggcggcgccaaGGCAGTCGCGGCCACGGCCGGCTCGaaagaggcgctgcgcgcccagcagcagctgcaggaagaGCTCAAGGAGACGAAGGCCCAGCTGCAGAAGGCAATGCAAGacctctccgctgccgagCGCGCGAAGCAGGAGGCGATTGACGCGACGAagatgacggcgacgcacCTGGATGAGTACCGGGTGCGCTACGAGGAGAACAAGCGGCAGCtagagctgctgcacgagcgCATGCAAAGCACGATGAGCTTGCTGGAGACTACGCAGTGCGAGCTCAGCGCTGTCAAATCGCACAGCACGACCGAGTCCGCCAAGACGCGCGCCGTCGAGGACGCGCTAGAGGCGACCAACACGGCCAACGTCACGGCCGCAGAGCAGCTAGAGCAGATGCGAAACGGTTACCTAGAGGAGAAGCAACGCAACgtacagctgctgctgcgggtggCGCAGGTAGAACAGGAGCGGTCGGCGCTTAAGCGGGCCGTCACCCAGCGAACAGCGGAGATGTgcgagctggagcagctctTACTGGAAGAGACAGAGACTTCGGAGCGCTACTACATGCGCATGCGCTTTCACCGATCCGagcacgagctgcagcaTCAGTGCATGGTGCAGCTACTGCAGCTGCGTGGCATGgccgaccaccaccgcagtgCAGACGGACTGCTCTGGTCGGCCGCAAGCACCATGGGGGCCTTTCCTAGCCCTCACCCTACCTTACGCCCAGGCGAGGGCAAAGGTGGCCGGGGCACACCAGAGGTGCCGTCAAAACCGCTCTACCGTGATCCTAACTCCGCAAACGCCCCTTCAACGTCGGCCGCACATGAAGCCGCCACCAGCgaacagctgctgcacatgcaGCTCGAGTACGAGTGCCagctcgaggagctgcaaGCACGCGCCGCGATGGAGCAAGAGTGTGCCGCGGAACTTGCGATACTTATCGCACAAAAGGCGCGCCTAGGCCAAATCGCTGCAGCTGAACTCTCTGAGAAGCTCGTCGACGCCGAGGACGCAAAGAAGGTGCTGCGTGAGGAGCTGCACTACTACAAGCAGAAGGTGGAGACGCGGGAGAAGGAGtacgcggaggaggtggcgcagcaccagaGCGACAACAAGGCGATGCAGAACGCGGAGATGGAGCGGATGCGATGGGAGCGGAAGGTCGGCGCACTCGAAGAGGCGAACGCCGAGCTCGAGGCGGGCCGCAATTTGCTCATCGCCAAGGTGGCGCAGTTGCAGGATCAGCAGAGCATGTGGCAGACGCGGTGCGCCGAGGCAGAGCGCATCTCTGCGGAGGTGCAAGATCTGCTCTTCCCCGGCTCGTACGGCACCTCCTCGAGCAGTCCTGCGAACAGGGCAGGCGAAGGTGACGGCGATAGTGAGGATCAGCTGCCGAAGCGACGCAGCTACTCAGCactgcagctggaggcgtCAATCCTGGCGAACAAGGTGCGAGAAGCTGAGAGCGCGATGGACGCaagggcggcgctggagaggCAGTGCGAGGAGTACCGCGGCGAGCTTGGTGCACTGCGGGCGCAAGTGGACCAAATGAAGTCGCAAACGCAGgcggcccagcagcagcgggctcGCAGCGATCAGGCTCAGCAGCACGTCCAGACACACTTCGGCGAAGTGAATGCGCAGCTGGTGCAAGAGATCAGCATCATCACCCGCGACTACGAATCACGTatcaagcagcagcaagcaaTGATGAAAACGCTGCGGCACGCCTTGGATGAGGAGACGTTCACGGCAGACATGTGCCGGCAGTCGGCGCAGcgagcggaggcggcgcggcaggcgcaagaggaggagctccTCGCCACCCGagaggcggccgaggagctgcgctGTGAGCGAGAGACCACGACGAAAATGTATCTTACGATGCAGGCAGAGCTGAACGAGCTACGCACGCACTACCATGCTCTTGAGCGACAACTCatggagctgcgcgagcgggAACCAGCGCTCTACGTGTTGTTGGAGAAAGGCCTTGACGAAGACACAACAAGCTGGCTGGAAAAGGTACGAGGCGAGAAGCTGCGActgcagaagcagcggcacgaggcgcagcggctgaaCTCTAAGCTGCTCGAGCAAGTGCAGGATAGCAacacgcggctgcgcgaTGTGCAGAAACAACTCACTGACGCCTCCATCGGTGGCGACAAGCTTGCGGAGGACGAAGAGGTCTCTGGGAATTAG